A genome region from Fervidobacterium changbaicum includes the following:
- the dapF gene encoding diaminopimelate epimerase yields MREDELRRYGITLIEKYSATGNTFVVVDSTSIELSDEEKQEVVLSVVEERDGVIFVERRDERFFMDYFNRDGKRAAFCGNGARTFLRFLSEHFGVQGKVSIETNAGVLVGYTKENVYVQMPEPVVSSLIPKKELEDFDGALITVGVPHLVKYVGSAIWEFDMEVARLLRHRYDANVNLFNVLNSSTFEIRTFERGVERETLSCGSGTTATAYFVKYYVLGNNKVPDRLTAHTKGGVLNVLFESDGIYLEGGVEHG; encoded by the coding sequence TTGAGAGAAGATGAGTTAAGAAGGTACGGAATTACTTTGATTGAGAAGTACTCTGCGACCGGTAATACGTTCGTTGTTGTCGATTCAACTAGCATCGAACTTAGCGATGAAGAAAAGCAGGAAGTTGTGCTTTCGGTTGTTGAGGAAAGAGACGGGGTCATTTTCGTTGAACGGCGTGATGAACGTTTTTTCATGGATTATTTTAACAGGGACGGAAAGAGGGCGGCCTTTTGCGGAAACGGTGCAAGGACGTTTTTGAGATTTCTGTCTGAGCATTTTGGTGTGCAAGGGAAAGTGAGTATAGAAACAAACGCAGGTGTGCTTGTTGGATACACTAAAGAGAACGTTTATGTGCAGATGCCAGAACCAGTTGTCAGTTCTTTGATACCCAAAAAGGAGCTGGAAGACTTCGACGGTGCGTTGATTACAGTAGGTGTACCTCACCTTGTTAAGTACGTCGGTAGTGCGATTTGGGAGTTTGATATGGAGGTTGCAAGGTTGCTCAGACACAGGTACGATGCCAACGTCAATTTGTTTAATGTTTTGAATTCCAGCACGTTTGAGATTCGCACGTTTGAAAGGGGCGTTGAAAGAGAGACGCTATCTTGCGGGTCAGGAACTACTGCAACAGCGTACTTTGTTAAGTATTACGTGCTTGGAAACAACAAGGTTCCTGACAGGTTGACGGCGCATACAAAAGGCGGAGTGCTCAATGTTCTTTTTGAAAGTGATGGAATCTACTTAGAAGGGGGAGTCGAACATGGGTAA
- a CDS encoding aspartate-semialdehyde dehydrogenase — MGFKIGIVGATGAVGRTMLEVLEKSSVPVSELRLFASERSAGQILTFRGADVRVETLTQEAMREGFDYLLFSAGADVSRRYAPIAAEVGTTVIDNSSAFRMVPEIPLVVPEINGHLLKGYRGIVANPNCSTIQMVLALYKVHDKYQLHEIFVSTYQAVSGAGHKAIVEYERQLSGDDSHSVFVRQIAHNVIPLIGDLKDDISQEEWKMINETKKILNSKALAVFPTTVRVPVRIGHSESVIARTLFPIMSKEDLIETIASGEDVVVHDDIVTPLEVAGDDYVHVSRVRLFDAQTFGLWVVADNLRVGAATNAVRILKLHSELNNPTVEREVEEVERR, encoded by the coding sequence ATCGGGATTGTAGGTGCAACTGGTGCGGTTGGAAGAACGATGCTCGAAGTGCTTGAAAAAAGTAGTGTTCCTGTTTCAGAACTGAGGCTATTTGCGTCGGAAAGGTCAGCAGGTCAGATCCTTACGTTCCGAGGTGCGGATGTAAGGGTTGAAACACTCACGCAAGAGGCTATGAGAGAAGGTTTTGACTACTTACTGTTCTCAGCCGGTGCTGATGTATCAAGAAGGTACGCTCCGATAGCTGCTGAGGTCGGAACAACGGTCATCGATAATTCTTCCGCATTCAGGATGGTTCCGGAAATTCCGCTCGTTGTTCCGGAAATTAATGGGCATCTACTGAAAGGATACCGCGGAATCGTGGCAAATCCGAACTGTTCGACGATCCAGATGGTGCTGGCACTTTATAAAGTGCACGACAAATACCAGCTGCACGAGATATTCGTCTCAACGTATCAAGCGGTTTCCGGGGCTGGTCACAAGGCCATTGTCGAATATGAAAGGCAGCTTTCGGGCGATGATTCTCATTCCGTTTTTGTAAGGCAGATAGCCCACAATGTGATTCCTTTGATAGGAGACCTCAAAGACGATATTTCCCAAGAAGAGTGGAAGATGATAAATGAGACCAAAAAGATATTGAATTCAAAAGCCTTAGCGGTCTTTCCAACAACGGTGAGGGTTCCTGTTAGAATCGGACATTCTGAAAGTGTTATCGCACGCACGCTCTTTCCAATAATGTCAAAGGAAGACCTCATTGAGACGATAGCCTCCGGTGAAGATGTTGTGGTTCACGATGATATTGTCACTCCGCTCGAGGTAGCAGGCGATGATTACGTGCATGTTAGTAGAGTGAGGTTGTTCGATGCACAAACGTTCGGGCTATGGGTTGTAGCAGACAATTTGCGGGTTGGAGCGGCAACAAACGCGGTGAGAATCCTTAAACTGCACAGTGAACTGAACAATCCGACTGTTGAAAGAGAGGTCGAAGAAGTTGAGAGAAGATGA